One window of the Niallia circulans genome contains the following:
- a CDS encoding beta-glucoside-specific PTS transporter subunit IIABC, giving the protein MKYEQLAKDIIANVGGKENVSSVVHCITRLRFKLKDESKANTEVLKNMDDVVTVMKSGGQYQVVIGNHVPDVYKAVVSVGGFQNQQPVEEEEGPKGSLFNRFIDMISSIFTPVLGILAASGMIKGFNALFLSTKLLTESSGTYQILNATGDALFYFLPIFLGYTAIKKFGGTPFIGMAIGAALVYPTLSTLTTGDPLYTLFGGTLFESPVHVTFLGIPVILMSYSSSVIPIILSTFFASKVEKWLRSVIPDVVKTFIVPLFTLVIVVPVTFLVIGPIATWASTLIGQGSLYLYNLSPVIAGLLLGGFWQVIVIFGLHWGLVPISINNVATLGYDTILSPVFAASFAQIGAVLAILIKTKNQKLKTLSYPAFISGIFGVTEPAIYGITLPLKKPFIISCIAASIGGAIAGLTDIKGYIVGGLGIFGLPSYITPEGINMNLWGAVISITVGFIVAFLLTLFFGGINKGQNSTGNTTASNQVAATKVEKEEVLSPLKGEVKPLSEVKDEAFASGALGHGIAIEPSEGKLYAPADGTVSALFPTKHAIGITTDTGADILIHIGMDTVQLEGKHFIVHTTQGELVKKGQLLIEFDMDEIANSGKLLTTPIVITNYREFHLAMTDKKQIQQGDSLFHLETK; this is encoded by the coding sequence TGTAACTGTCATGAAAAGCGGCGGTCAATATCAAGTCGTTATCGGCAACCATGTTCCCGATGTATACAAAGCAGTTGTTTCAGTAGGGGGTTTCCAAAACCAACAGCCTGTAGAGGAAGAGGAAGGTCCTAAAGGTTCACTTTTCAATCGATTTATCGACATGATCTCAAGTATTTTTACGCCAGTTCTTGGTATTTTAGCAGCTTCAGGGATGATTAAAGGGTTTAATGCACTATTTCTATCAACAAAATTGTTAACGGAATCATCTGGTACTTATCAAATTCTAAATGCCACAGGTGACGCACTATTTTATTTCTTACCAATTTTCTTAGGATATACAGCGATTAAAAAATTTGGTGGAACACCGTTTATTGGAATGGCGATAGGGGCTGCATTAGTTTATCCAACCTTATCCACTTTAACGACAGGTGATCCATTATATACTTTGTTTGGAGGTACATTATTTGAATCGCCAGTCCATGTTACGTTTTTAGGGATACCAGTAATTTTAATGAGTTATTCGTCTTCGGTTATCCCAATTATTTTATCGACATTCTTTGCATCTAAAGTAGAGAAATGGCTAAGAAGTGTAATTCCAGATGTAGTGAAAACATTTATTGTGCCATTATTTACATTAGTGATTGTAGTTCCAGTTACATTTCTTGTTATTGGCCCGATTGCAACATGGGCAAGTACATTAATTGGTCAAGGATCTTTATACTTATATAATTTAAGCCCCGTTATTGCAGGATTATTGTTAGGTGGATTCTGGCAAGTGATTGTTATTTTCGGTCTTCATTGGGGATTAGTACCAATTTCTATCAACAATGTAGCGACACTTGGCTATGATACGATTTTATCTCCTGTCTTCGCAGCGTCTTTTGCACAGATTGGGGCAGTTCTTGCAATTTTGATCAAGACAAAAAATCAAAAGTTAAAAACATTGAGTTATCCAGCGTTTATTTCCGGTATCTTTGGTGTAACGGAGCCAGCTATTTATGGAATTACCTTACCTTTAAAGAAACCATTTATTATTAGTTGTATTGCTGCAAGTATTGGTGGTGCTATTGCCGGGTTAACAGATATAAAGGGTTATATCGTTGGCGGTCTTGGAATTTTTGGTCTTCCTTCTTATATTACACCAGAGGGAATCAATATGAACTTATGGGGAGCAGTTATTTCCATCACAGTTGGCTTTATCGTAGCGTTCTTATTGACATTGTTCTTTGGCGGCATTAACAAAGGACAAAATTCAACAGGAAATACTACAGCATCGAACCAAGTAGCAGCAACAAAGGTAGAAAAAGAGGAAGTGCTAAGCCCTCTAAAGGGAGAGGTAAAACCTTTATCAGAAGTAAAAGATGAAGCATTCGCATCTGGTGCACTTGGCCATGGTATCGCTATTGAACCAAGTGAAGGGAAATTATATGCTCCTGCTGATGGGACGGTTTCTGCTTTATTTCCGACGAAACATGCAATTGGGATTACAACAGATACTGGTGCAGATATTTTGATTCATATCGGAATGGATACTGTTCAATTAGAAGGCAAACATTTTATTGTACACACTACACAAGGTGAGTTAGTGAAAAAAGGACAATTACTTATTGAATTTGATATGGATGAAATAGCAAACTCAGGCAAGCTTTTAACAACACCAATTGTGATTACAAATTATAGAGAGTTTCATTTAGCGATGACAGATAAAAAACAGATTCAACAAGGAGATTCTTTATTCCACCTCGAAACTAAGTAA
- a CDS encoding 6-phospho-beta-glucosidase, translating to MAFPKGFLWGGAIAANQAEGAYLEDGKGLTTVDLLPTGDKRFEIMMGKLPSYQPLEGEFYPSHEAIDFYHRYKEDIALFAEMGFKALRLSISWARIFPNGDDATPNEAGLKFYDNVFDELLKYGIEPVVTIAHFDVPINLVKNYGSWKNRKLVDFFEKYATTLFERYKDKVKYWMTFNEINMLLHLPFVGAGLVFEEGEDKLQVKYQAAHHQLVASSLAVKAGHEINPDMKIGCMLAAGQTYPYSCNPDDVLDAMEKDRDSFFFIDVQSRGKYPGYAKRFFRDKNLKIEMEEQDEALLEKYTVDYIGFSYYASRTTSTNPEVNKQTSGNVFGSIENPYLEKSEWGWTIDPKGFRITANQLYDRYQKPLFVVENGLGAVDIPSEDGEVKDDYRIDYLRKHVLEMSEAIEDGVEMIGYTSWGPIDIVSASTGEMKKRYGYIYVDKDNEGNGTLERSKKKSFDWYKEVIASNGENV from the coding sequence ATGGCATTTCCAAAAGGTTTTTTATGGGGCGGTGCAATTGCCGCTAATCAAGCAGAAGGAGCCTATTTAGAGGATGGAAAGGGGTTAACTACTGTTGATTTATTACCAACTGGTGATAAAAGATTTGAAATTATGATGGGGAAGCTTCCTTCCTATCAACCACTTGAAGGAGAATTTTACCCTTCACATGAAGCGATTGATTTTTATCATCGTTATAAAGAAGATATTGCTTTATTTGCAGAAATGGGATTTAAAGCATTGCGCTTATCAATTTCATGGGCAAGAATTTTTCCAAACGGAGATGACGCTACTCCAAATGAAGCGGGATTGAAATTTTATGATAATGTTTTCGATGAGCTCTTAAAATATGGAATCGAGCCAGTCGTAACCATTGCTCATTTTGATGTACCAATAAATTTAGTAAAGAATTATGGCAGCTGGAAAAATCGTAAATTAGTCGATTTCTTTGAAAAATATGCAACTACCTTATTTGAGCGATATAAGGATAAAGTGAAATATTGGATGACCTTTAATGAAATCAATATGCTTTTACATTTACCGTTTGTTGGAGCAGGTTTGGTATTTGAAGAAGGAGAAGATAAGCTTCAAGTGAAATATCAAGCAGCCCATCATCAATTGGTTGCTAGCAGCTTAGCTGTAAAGGCTGGACATGAGATTAATCCTGATATGAAAATTGGCTGCATGCTGGCGGCGGGTCAAACATATCCATATTCCTGTAATCCAGATGATGTCTTGGATGCAATGGAAAAAGATAGAGATTCTTTCTTTTTCATAGACGTTCAATCTCGTGGGAAATATCCTGGCTATGCGAAAAGGTTTTTCCGAGATAAGAATTTAAAGATTGAAATGGAAGAGCAGGATGAAGCGTTATTAGAGAAGTATACGGTTGACTATATAGGCTTTAGTTATTATGCAAGTCGTACGACAAGTACAAATCCAGAGGTCAATAAGCAGACTTCGGGCAATGTGTTTGGTTCTATTGAAAATCCATACTTGGAAAAGTCGGAATGGGGTTGGACGATTGATCCTAAAGGTTTCCGTATCACTGCAAATCAATTGTATGATCGCTATCAAAAGCCACTATTTGTAGTAGAAAATGGGTTAGGTGCTGTCGACATTCCTTCGGAAGATGGAGAGGTAAAGGATGATTATCGGATAGATTATCTACGAAAGCATGTGTTAGAAATGTCTGAGGCCATAGAGGATGGTGTAGAAATGATCGGATATACGAGCTGGGGGCCAATTGATATTGTAAGTGCCTCTACTGGTGAAATGAAAAAACGCTATGGCTATATTTATGTAGATAAAGATAACGAAGGGAACGGAACATTAGAGCGATCAAAGAAAAAAAGCTTTGATTGGTATAAAGAGGTTATAGCCTCTAATGGAGAGAATGTATAA
- the licT gene encoding BglG family transcription antiterminator LicT, whose product MKIEKVYNNNVIAAFNEQDEELVVMGRGIAFQKKPGDLVEEAKIEKVFALKNNDMSEKFKTLLYEVPVEYIEITEEVIKIASSRLGRKLNDSFYISLTDHLHFAVQRIQKGFEIKNALLWEIKRFYKEEFAIGLETIQLMKEKLGIELPEDEAGFIAMHLVNSDLSQEMPNIANITKVMQNILNIVKYHYKMEFDEDSLNYFRFLTHLKFFAQRLYSKTYMDDDDPYLFEMVKHKHREAFRCTEKINEYIESQFNYSLTDNEKLYLAIHIQRVVNR is encoded by the coding sequence ATGAAAATAGAAAAAGTATATAACAATAATGTAATTGCTGCGTTTAATGAACAAGACGAAGAATTAGTAGTAATGGGTAGAGGTATAGCTTTTCAAAAGAAGCCTGGTGATTTAGTGGAAGAAGCAAAAATAGAAAAAGTATTTGCTTTGAAAAATAATGATATGTCGGAAAAGTTTAAAACACTTTTATATGAAGTACCTGTTGAATATATCGAAATCACAGAGGAAGTCATTAAGATTGCTAGCAGCAGGCTAGGCAGAAAGTTAAATGATAGTTTTTATATCTCTTTAACCGATCATTTGCATTTTGCTGTTCAGAGAATCCAAAAGGGGTTTGAAATTAAGAACGCTTTATTATGGGAAATAAAAAGGTTTTATAAGGAAGAGTTTGCTATTGGATTAGAGACCATTCAACTAATGAAAGAGAAATTAGGTATTGAGCTGCCAGAAGATGAAGCTGGTTTTATTGCAATGCATCTAGTTAATTCAGACCTGAGTCAAGAAATGCCTAATATTGCAAACATCACAAAGGTTATGCAAAATATATTAAATATTGTTAAATACCATTATAAGATGGAATTTGATGAGGACTCTTTAAACTATTTTCGATTTCTTACTCATTTGAAGTTCTTTGCACAAAGGCTCTATAGCAAGACATACATGGATGATGATGATCCATATCTATTCGAAATGGTGAAACATAAGCATAGAGAAGCCTTTAGATGCACGGAAAAAATAAATGAATATATTGAAAGTCAATTCAATTATTCTTTAACAGATAATGAAAAGTTATATTTAGCTATTCATATACAAAGAGTTGTTAATCGTTAG
- a CDS encoding TerD family protein, translating into MGVMLSKGQKIDLTKSHPGLRNVVIGLGWDINQHGANYDLDASAFLLGDNHKVWSDNDFIFYNNPTGPNGSVVYSGDNRSGHGRMDDEQIRVDLSQVPSTIQRIAFTITIHDAYNKGQNFGQISNAYVRVFNEGDQVELLRFNLGRDYTVETAIVAAELYRHHGEWKFNAVGSGFQGGLAALCSNFGVTVDDEPQAPAYPNDSIQQAYQEPNRPYYQSFETQTYPASSSGAYQPNWQQSYTNRNPQMYGQDAVNDAYSSDHMQCIRCRSTNVRTGEKGFGIGKAAIGGLILGPVGLLGGFIGKGQLKITCNSCGYSWSPSQTDYAEWGRQQKQRARDLFMRYKNPDVLDAVVAACALVGMADGRLDHAEEQKMMEFIHQSEELRVFDTNKVIQQFNYFVRKIEYDQIIGRAESFRALGKVRSKPEIARLVARYCIAIGYADGHFDQREKQVVTEICRELGLNPQEFLS; encoded by the coding sequence GTGGGGGTTATGCTAAGCAAGGGTCAAAAGATAGATTTGACAAAATCACATCCTGGGTTAAGGAATGTAGTAATTGGTTTAGGCTGGGATATCAATCAGCATGGTGCCAACTATGATTTAGATGCGTCAGCTTTTTTGTTGGGCGATAATCATAAAGTATGGAGTGATAATGATTTTATATTTTATAATAATCCAACTGGTCCTAATGGATCGGTAGTATATAGTGGAGATAACCGGAGCGGGCATGGCAGAATGGACGATGAACAAATTCGAGTGGATTTATCCCAAGTACCTTCCACTATTCAACGCATTGCTTTTACCATTACCATTCATGACGCTTATAATAAAGGACAAAATTTTGGACAAATATCTAATGCCTATGTCAGAGTATTTAATGAGGGAGATCAAGTAGAACTTCTTCGTTTTAATCTTGGAAGAGATTATACAGTTGAAACTGCTATTGTTGCAGCAGAGCTATACCGACATCACGGAGAATGGAAATTTAATGCTGTCGGAAGTGGCTTTCAAGGTGGGTTAGCTGCCTTATGCAGCAATTTTGGAGTAACAGTTGATGATGAACCCCAAGCACCTGCCTATCCTAATGATTCTATCCAACAAGCTTATCAAGAACCTAATAGGCCTTACTACCAGTCATTTGAAACGCAAACTTATCCGGCTTCAAGTAGCGGGGCTTATCAGCCAAACTGGCAACAGTCTTATACTAATAGAAATCCACAAATGTATGGACAAGATGCTGTTAATGACGCTTATTCTAGTGATCATATGCAGTGTATAAGATGTAGAAGTACAAATGTCCGTACCGGCGAAAAAGGCTTCGGAATTGGCAAAGCGGCAATTGGAGGATTGATTTTAGGACCTGTCGGTTTATTAGGTGGATTTATCGGAAAAGGACAGCTGAAAATAACTTGCAATAGTTGTGGCTATAGTTGGTCTCCATCTCAGACGGATTATGCTGAATGGGGAAGGCAGCAGAAACAAAGAGCTAGAGATCTCTTTATGCGCTATAAAAATCCAGATGTACTTGACGCTGTTGTCGCTGCATGTGCATTAGTAGGAATGGCTGATGGAAGGCTAGACCATGCAGAAGAACAAAAAATGATGGAGTTTATCCATCAAAGTGAGGAATTACGTGTTTTTGATACAAATAAAGTAATTCAGCAATTTAATTACTTTGTCCGAAAAATAGAATATGATCAAATTATTGGTAGAGCTGAAAGCTTTCGAGCACTAGGAAAAGTTCGTTCAAAGCCAGAGATTGCTAGACTTGTAGCTCGGTATTGTATTGCGATTGGATATGCAGATGGTCATTTCGATCAAAGGGAAAAACAAGTGGTGACAGAAATTTGTCGAGAATTAGGTTTAAATCCACAGGAATTTTTATCTTAA
- a CDS encoding AAA family ATPase: protein MAGNHSLVINRIIGNIEKVMIGKRDVAELSLIALLAQGHVLLEDVPGVGKTMMVRALAKSVGANFRRIQFTPDLLPSDVTGVSIYNPKELEFQFVPGPIMGNIILADEINRTSPKTQSALLEAMEESSVTIDGVTHQLQKPFFVMATQNPIEYEGTYPLPEAQLDRFLLKMNMGYPTVEEEIEVLTRVQVAAPIEKLESVVSLDELLTLQNEVRQVYVDETIKKYIVELATATRENASVYLGVSPRGSIALMRASQSYAFIQGRDYVIPDDVQFLVKAVFAHRMILKSETKFDGITAEEIINRIIGQVSVPVQRLVK from the coding sequence ATGGCAGGAAATCATAGTTTGGTAATTAACAGAATAATCGGTAATATCGAAAAGGTGATGATTGGGAAAAGGGATGTAGCAGAACTGAGTTTAATTGCTTTGCTTGCCCAAGGGCATGTTTTATTAGAAGATGTTCCAGGAGTTGGGAAAACAATGATGGTGCGAGCTTTAGCGAAATCAGTGGGAGCTAATTTTCGTAGAATTCAATTCACTCCAGACCTCTTACCTTCTGATGTAACGGGAGTGTCTATTTATAACCCGAAAGAGCTAGAATTTCAATTCGTGCCAGGACCAATCATGGGAAATATTATTCTAGCTGATGAAATAAATCGGACATCTCCAAAGACTCAGTCAGCTCTTTTGGAAGCGATGGAGGAAAGTAGTGTAACGATTGATGGTGTGACACATCAGTTACAAAAGCCATTCTTTGTTATGGCAACCCAGAACCCAATTGAATATGAAGGAACCTATCCTCTACCAGAAGCACAATTAGATCGCTTCTTATTGAAAATGAATATGGGATATCCAACTGTAGAAGAAGAAATAGAAGTGTTAACTAGAGTCCAAGTAGCAGCGCCAATTGAAAAATTAGAGTCAGTTGTTAGCTTAGATGAGTTACTTACTCTTCAAAATGAAGTAAGACAAGTGTATGTGGATGAGACGATTAAAAAATACATTGTGGAACTCGCTACTGCAACAAGAGAAAATGCGAGTGTTTATCTAGGGGTCAGTCCGAGGGGTTCCATTGCATTAATGAGAGCATCACAAAGCTATGCCTTTATTCAAGGAAGAGATTATGTCATCCCAGATGATGTGCAATTCTTAGTAAAAGCTGTTTTTGCTCATCGAATGATTTTAAAATCAGAAACAAAGTTCGATGGGATAACAGCAGAAGAAATTATTAATCGAATTATTGGGCAAGTATCTGTCCCGGTACAAAGGTTAGTGAAGTAA
- a CDS encoding DUF58 domain-containing protein, producing the protein MKRSLQKLNRIWKLILLFLLIVMVFSYAMFQGGFVSWFLFYSFLPFALYGLFIAVYPMRDWQVKRKILKYEYSAKEEMHVEIELTRNSFFPVFYMVVRDSFSSTVGQKIEEKRMLMPGLKRRLRFNYTVKELPRGEHVFDQICLQLGDPLGLIEKEKVYIQVERILVYPPIEEMIYKPLENHYEQGMTSSKERVQRDTTMAVGVREYQPGDRFSWINWKASARRNNMMTKEFEQKQSHDIMIVMDCQENKRMETTVSFTASIIRAILKKGAQVGLLSVDTDRKIFPIRGGESHQQYLLHHLAKVRTTKEITLAEVLDNESSQLPPQATIMLITSQVTRELIDKAGWLASKRYNIVIFTITGQKEGLSNEERTLSAFAGKKGIRIIPVSKGRFKEALGEGVA; encoded by the coding sequence ATGAAAAGATCTTTGCAAAAATTAAATCGGATTTGGAAATTAATTTTGCTATTTTTATTAATAGTGATGGTATTTTCCTATGCTATGTTTCAAGGTGGGTTTGTAAGCTGGTTTTTATTTTATAGTTTTTTACCATTTGCTTTATATGGTCTTTTTATTGCAGTCTATCCAATGCGGGATTGGCAAGTGAAACGAAAGATTTTGAAATATGAATATAGTGCGAAAGAAGAAATGCATGTAGAAATTGAATTAACGAGAAACTCGTTTTTTCCTGTTTTTTATATGGTGGTGAGAGATTCCTTTAGTTCCACAGTGGGGCAGAAAATAGAAGAAAAGAGAATGCTAATGCCTGGATTAAAGCGGAGACTACGCTTTAATTATACAGTGAAGGAGTTGCCAAGAGGAGAGCATGTATTTGATCAAATCTGTCTCCAATTAGGCGACCCTTTAGGTCTGATTGAGAAGGAGAAGGTCTATATTCAAGTAGAACGGATTCTAGTGTATCCTCCTATTGAAGAAATGATATATAAACCGCTGGAAAATCACTATGAGCAGGGAATGACTTCATCGAAGGAGCGAGTGCAGCGAGATACGACAATGGCAGTTGGTGTGAGAGAGTATCAGCCAGGTGACCGCTTTTCATGGATTAACTGGAAAGCAAGTGCAAGGCGCAATAATATGATGACAAAGGAATTTGAACAAAAGCAGTCGCATGACATTATGATTGTGATGGATTGCCAAGAAAATAAAAGAATGGAAACGACAGTGTCTTTCACCGCTTCTATCATTCGAGCTATTTTAAAAAAAGGTGCGCAAGTAGGCTTATTATCGGTAGATACGGATCGTAAAATTTTTCCAATAAGAGGAGGGGAAAGTCACCAACAATACCTTCTCCATCATTTAGCGAAAGTACGTACTACAAAGGAAATCACATTAGCAGAGGTTTTAGATAATGAAAGTAGTCAATTGCCCCCACAGGCCACTATCATGTTAATTACTTCCCAAGTAACGAGAGAACTTATAGATAAAGCTGGGTGGTTGGCAAGTAAAAGATATAATATTGTGATATTTACCATCACGGGACAAAAGGAAGGTTTATCTAATGAAGAAAGAACATTAAGTGCATTTGCTGGAAAAAAGGGCATTCGAATCATTCCTGTTTCTAAGGGGAGATTTAAAGAGGCTCTTGGAGAGGGGGTGGCATAA
- a CDS encoding transglutaminase TgpA family protein codes for MGTPYSKQHITIANFLLYILGFLLICEWLGPLEALTNTENVIVFHLFLALSLLLAFFRTPSWVSGTLKTVYIIFILQYLYYEESFFTFQWIQPFAAEFIDNLALVFNTKWPEMTNMFKSSLCFILLWLMAYLIDYWLIKRRKIFTFFLLTIIYITVLDTFTIYSADAAIIRTVIIGFTAMGMLTFFRLSDKEGARNTNSSIVKWMIPLLLFVIGSAGIGYLSPKADPIWPDPVPFIQTMGDKGGEEDGDILGSGVHRVGYSVDDSRLGGDFIGDSSLVFVAEVEEPHYWKVETKDTYTGKGWVQSEESLKLNRDNFEVLDQGGEIPFVSFVEGENVKRTESESTVQFTNGFSYLLYPLGVKEVSAANSFMEIESGNERGVFNGYVESYSVKFDVPEYSLNALTTADMEDFIRNNPDMVKRYLQLPDSLPQRVKDLAVDITKNDENLFAKVRAIETYFSSNGFAYSQNNVAVPNEEEDYVDQFLFETKLGYCDNYSTSMVTLLRSIGIPSRWVKGFTEGEFVEADGDIRRYEVTNNNAHSWVEVYFPEVGWVSFEPTQGFSNANTYINDVESNRNTENNETQTPEEKAQQPKTPEQKPETPEQTIEQASPSTEGWESYKTTAKENWQWVTIVLVIIITAGLAAYKFRYKWLPYYYIWKFRNTTEEANFPKAYMVLLHLLEIAGLRKKEEITLREYAKQIDHIYSSEEMSQLTAKYEEYLYKGYIQKETWEDVKELWENLIKKTTA; via the coding sequence ATGGGAACACCCTATAGCAAACAACATATCACAATTGCCAATTTTTTATTATATATTTTAGGTTTTTTATTAATTTGTGAATGGCTCGGACCGTTGGAAGCATTAACGAATACAGAGAATGTGATTGTTTTTCACTTATTTCTTGCGTTATCTTTATTGTTAGCCTTTTTCCGGACACCGAGCTGGGTAAGCGGCACATTAAAGACTGTTTATATTATATTTATTCTTCAATATTTATATTATGAGGAATCATTTTTTACTTTTCAATGGATTCAACCTTTTGCAGCCGAATTTATCGATAATTTAGCATTGGTATTTAATACAAAGTGGCCGGAAATGACAAATATGTTTAAAAGCAGTCTCTGTTTCATTTTATTATGGCTGATGGCGTATTTAATTGATTATTGGCTAATTAAGCGAAGAAAGATTTTTACATTCTTTTTGCTGACAATTATTTATATTACCGTATTAGATACTTTTACGATTTATAGTGCTGATGCGGCAATTATTCGTACGGTAATCATAGGTTTTACAGCAATGGGCATGTTAACATTCTTTCGATTAAGTGATAAAGAAGGAGCTAGAAATACTAACAGTTCGATCGTAAAATGGATGATTCCTTTACTTTTATTCGTAATTGGAAGTGCTGGGATTGGCTACTTATCACCAAAGGCAGATCCTATTTGGCCAGATCCTGTTCCTTTTATCCAGACAATGGGGGATAAAGGAGGAGAAGAGGACGGAGATATTCTAGGAAGCGGTGTTCATCGAGTTGGTTATAGTGTCGATGATTCGAGGTTAGGGGGAGACTTTATTGGTGATTCTTCCTTGGTCTTTGTTGCGGAGGTAGAAGAGCCTCATTATTGGAAGGTAGAAACGAAAGATACTTATACCGGAAAAGGCTGGGTCCAATCAGAGGAATCTTTAAAATTAAATCGGGACAACTTTGAAGTATTAGATCAAGGTGGCGAAATTCCTTTTGTCTCTTTTGTAGAAGGGGAAAATGTGAAGCGGACAGAGTCTGAAAGCACCGTGCAATTTACCAATGGCTTTTCTTATTTACTATACCCATTAGGGGTAAAAGAAGTATCTGCTGCTAATTCGTTCATGGAAATTGAAAGTGGGAATGAACGTGGTGTTTTTAATGGATATGTAGAAAGTTACTCGGTTAAATTTGATGTGCCGGAATACAGTCTAAATGCGTTAACAACAGCTGATATGGAAGACTTTATAAGAAATAATCCAGACATGGTGAAACGCTACCTTCAGCTTCCCGATTCATTGCCGCAAAGAGTGAAAGATCTTGCTGTTGATATAACGAAAAATGATGAAAATCTATTTGCAAAGGTACGTGCGATAGAAACTTATTTCTCCTCTAATGGTTTTGCTTATAGTCAAAATAATGTTGCAGTCCCGAATGAGGAAGAGGATTATGTGGATCAATTCTTATTTGAAACAAAGCTGGGTTATTGTGATAACTATTCGACTTCTATGGTTACCCTGCTGCGTTCTATTGGGATTCCCTCAAGATGGGTTAAAGGTTTTACAGAGGGAGAATTTGTAGAAGCGGACGGGGATATTCGCCGCTATGAGGTTACAAATAATAATGCACATTCATGGGTAGAGGTTTATTTTCCAGAAGTAGGCTGGGTTTCCTTTGAGCCAACGCAAGGATTCTCTAATGCGAATACGTATATTAATGATGTGGAAAGCAATCGAAATACTGAGAATAATGAAACACAAACACCAGAGGAAAAGGCACAACAGCCAAAAACGCCAGAACAAAAACCAGAAACTCCAGAGCAAACAATAGAGCAAGCATCACCATCTACAGAAGGATGGGAAAGTTATAAAACTACTGCTAAAGAAAATTGGCAGTGGGTCACTATAGTTCTAGTAATCATCATTACAGCAGGATTAGCAGCCTATAAATTTCGCTATAAATGGCTTCCTTATTATTACATTTGGAAATTCCGAAATACAACAGAGGAAGCTAATTTTCCAAAAGCTTATATGGTGCTGCTGCATCTACTAGAGATAGCCGGACTCCGCAAGAAGGAAGAAATTACCTTAAGAGAGTATGCAAAGCAAATAGATCATATTTATTCAAGTGAAGAAATGAGCCAATTGACTGCTAAATATGAGGAATATCTGTATAAAGGTTATATACAAAAAGAGACTTGGGAAGATGTGAAAGAATTGTGGGAAAATTTAATTAAAAAAACAACAGCTTGA